The genomic stretch TTTTTCACCAATAATTTATTCAGTTTTTACTTtctttcaatgaaaaaatgtgattcatgaaaaatgcaacctaatCATGCGTGATAACTGTTTCATCaacaaagttttattcaaatccGAAACATTCTGGCTCAACCGCTTTTATATTTGCTACGAAACTGTTCTACGACTGTTTCACATATTGAAGTGATCTAACATTTTAATAAGTTTCTAGTTTTCAGACCAATTTTATCCGTTTATTAACACTTCGGTTACACTATTACTGAGCGAATATCTTAGAGTATGATTTGTCATTTTGCTGCATTCTACTTATGAAAGCAACCCGTCATTAAAGAATCGCAGCCACGGGTAGCGCAGATTAGACCAAGTGGCATTCCTCAAAACAGGTAACACTGGCTCTGCGGCTCTTGTTGCGTAACATGTGGCGTTatacattttattgaaatctaCTGCTTATAATATGACGAGTTGCTCGTTTGGTAAATTACTTTGCTGTACACGGGCAGCTGACAACTATCTGTCTGTCCATTTTAACTTATACTATCCCTACTAGTCTGTTTTGTGCTAAACCCTCACTTTCCTGTTGATTTCTACACACTACTTATTGAGATATTTTCTAGAATCTACTGGAAATGTGTCACTATTATGTCACTGGTATTGTAGCATGTTTTGATTCTCTTAGAATGCAAGGAAAATAGTTTGTCTTGTCTGTATATCACAACCGTTTTGCTTTTGCATGATGACTGTTGTCTGTAAATTGCGATGGCAGTTTCTAAACTAATCATTTTCGCCGGACTCCAGCGTACTCGGAGTTCTTCGCCGTTCGGCGATTTTTACCGGGGAAACCCCGTGCGTACGGAGGTTTGGCATTGGTTGTCACGTAGTAGATACCTCGTGCACTGGAAAAAACGACTTGGTAGGGCTTGGAATGAGACGAAAATAATCGAATTGACCTACCTTTGAGAAACGTGTTCCCCCATCAGCACGTAGTCAGAATCTTTCGGTTCGCACCAACCCAGCAGGTAGGATATTAACGTTGTACACGGACCAGCCCAGAAACCTTTTTCACTGTTGATGGACTCGATGAAGTACGGCGTCACCTTGGTGTGATCACATGCGAGCGTTTCTGCAAATgtatgatgtttttttttcacatcgtCTTGTTGATTCTCAATTATCATCACTCAATAGTAATTCAATTGCAAATATTTAGTACCTTGCGCCAATATCATGGAtatcaacaaaaaatgaaagCTACCTAATACTAACCTAGCAATTTTTGTACTCGGTAAACATACTAAACATGAAAAATCGAaattaatcaaaacaaaaaacttcctccaaaaaaatttgtacacaacCACTCAACTCTAATACTCACGGAAGATTGTACTGCTCGCACACCCCGGCTGACTGGTACCGCCGTTGACGTAAAAGTCCGCGTGCCCACTCGCACTCCACTGGCCCAAAATGCCGGCACCCGTGTGAATGATGTCCACAAAGTGAGCATCACTGGTATCCAAATCCCGCGAGTTGTTGGTCCCGGCGTAAAAAAAGATCGTCGGATCCAGCCCTGTTATTCGACCCAGCTTACCCTCTTCCGGGGTCAAATAGTTAGCCACTAAACCGGCAATGTGGGCTCCCACACTGTATCCGATCAAGTGCATACTATCCGGTGGCACACCCCGCGGGTGTGCAGCCAAATATTTCACCAGCTGGGAAACGCAAAGACTTCCGAATCGAGGTGCCCACTCGATTTGACTTAGGCATGGTTCCGTCACCGCAGACCCGTAATCAACGATTATGATGTTGTAATTACCCCGGATGAAGTAGGCCTTCCGCATATCCGGACTGGGTGAAAGGTTTCGGCCTCCACCGAAACCATGTATAACTATTTTCACCGGGTGCTTCGGGTTCCAGTGTGTGCGGTATAGTGATTCCGTGTTGAGCACATCGATCAACTCGGGAGCCTGTTGAGTTCGCCGAGTGTAAAGGTAGAATTTGATCCTGGGATGCGGACACCGGTAAGGTTTCTCCAGACAGGATGAAGTGTTGAATACGTTGCTTGGgtcttgttgttgttgttgtgctgAAAATAGAACCGAAGAATGATATTAGTATAATTATGGATAACAAGAAGATTGTTACTCGTCTCAATGTTTAGCAATTATTGCAAAATGCAGTTTATGAGGCAAACTGTCATAGTTATTAATTTCTGCGTGGGTGGTAATCAACCTACTTCTCTTAGGCCTTCACAGCAGCGTCTAGCGATTACTGTAATAATCCTATACAGCATTGCAGGATGAATCGACATTTTTTCATTCGGAATATAGTCAGCGAGGAGAGCTCTAGGTCTTTCTAGTTAGTAACCACTGTTTATCCAGAGgttgtttttccattgaaataGACTCTTTCCGAAGGTCTGTCGCATTAGGCGCTGTAAAACTTACACGCGAGGGACCGTGGACGCTATTGAACTCAAACACCAAACGCATAATTAATACCTGGTCACACACGGCCAGCTGACAACTAACGAATGATGATAAATTTTCGAGTCAcattttgatgcgaaaataaacgaCTGGTTTTGAAAAACCGTTGCTGGTACCCAGCGCAGACCATGCACTTGCGCCGGCCGTTCGGTTATACAACTTTACCGGTTCGTCATGAATTAACCATTTTACGCGGTGCAGTGTGATTGCGACTTTGAGCTCAACGCTGTATAAAATAGGTGTCACAGGGTATTTGAGCAAGCGTACATGTAATATTTGGCGTTACTGTGGTGGCTCCAGAAGaaataggcaaatgaaaaaggtAATTGGCACATTAATTAATGGAAGCAAGAAGCGGTGGAGCGCAAACGTTGGTTATTTCTACATGAATGGTAAAAATCTCCAAAACTGTTGAGACTAAATTATTGGTATTTAGCAACTTCTCTGATACTAGATCTGTTCAGTCCAACGAAATATCATATGGACAAAAATAGGTCGTTAAATCAATAAGAACTCACCATTGTAAACCAGGAAGAATGTCAGAATGTTGATGATAAACAAAATAGGCTTGCAAATGGGGTATGAAGACACTcagtagaaagaaaaaaaaacacgaattaatccacctagcggtgagacccagcctttcttattcGCACTTTACTAGTCGTTGAaacaaatttgccaaaaaacttcgaatttttcgaaaaaaatacatcttAACAATTTCCACTGGAttcatagttttgttttttttaatcaataataatatGTTTGACACGGCACTATACTGGATTCATAGTtcattttaaataataaaataggGTAGTCAACAATGCAATACATCCTAGGATTGCCAAATACGATCCAATAGAGGTATTTCCATTCTTTGCGTTCCAAGAATAGCGATGTTATATTTCATGAATGACTTTCAtaatgaaaaatgaataatgtatgaaatttgaagtaATATTTCTGAAATGAGTTGTTCTTAAGAGGTagtaaaatgaaagaaatgattCCCAATTTAGAACAATTCAATTCCTAGCAACGCCGAGAATaattaactaaaataaaaatgatgttgaggccacatattttattCTAAGCAGTAAATTTTGAACAGTCTATGGGTTACTTTTCTTTCCAAattttttgaaccacatattaaattaaaatgaaataaattactttAGGAGACAACCATTTCATATAACATCTgttttgttcaaataagttACATAATATTTCAGATGAAagactttcgttattttttcaatttaatacataatggtTAAAGTAAGTGTCTGGCTGATCCAGCCTACTCCGAGGAAagtgagtgaatttgaaaagacTTCGGAGTAAATTAATTTTCATGCGAGTTAAGAGTTTTGAAGAAAGCCCGTTCATTTTGGTTCATAAAGGACAAAGTCACAGTCTAAGTACAGTGTAAATAAATGGTGTTTCATGTGGTAGCTGGACCTTTTatgtgacac from Wyeomyia smithii strain HCP4-BCI-WySm-NY-G18 chromosome 3, ASM2978416v1, whole genome shotgun sequence encodes the following:
- the LOC129732061 gene encoding phospholipase A1 member A: MQLSDTFRVVPQAAVIGLICIAFRPLVEPTEAQQQQQDPSNVFNTSSCLEKPYRCPHPRIKFYLYTRRTQQAPELIDVLNTESLYRTHWNPKHPVKIVIHGFGGGRNLSPSPDMRKAYFIRGNYNIIIVDYGSAVTEPCLSQIEWAPRFGSLCVSQLVKYLAAHPRGVPPDSMHLIGYSVGAHIAGLVANYLTPEEGKLGRITGLDPTIFFYAGTNNSRDLDTSDAHFVDIIHTGAGILGQWSASGHADFYVNGGTSQPGCASSTIFQTLACDHTKVTPYFIESINSEKGFWAGPCTTLISYLLGWCEPKDSDYVLMGEHVSQSARGIYYVTTNAKPPYARGFPGKNRRTAKNSEYAGVRRK